A stretch of the Polyangiaceae bacterium genome encodes the following:
- the tatA gene encoding twin-arginine translocase TatA/TatE family subunit produces MGSFSLVHWIVVIVILLLVFGPKRLSEVGKGLGQGIRNFKKGIEGGEGEEKEASDEPKRLKKGDSTKKLKSKRPVVEEDEGDDADEADEDEEEEEVRPRKKSKRA; encoded by the coding sequence ATGGGTTCATTCAGCCTCGTCCACTGGATCGTCGTCATCGTCATCCTCCTGCTCGTCTTCGGGCCCAAGCGGCTGTCCGAGGTGGGCAAGGGACTCGGTCAGGGCATCCGCAACTTCAAGAAGGGCATCGAGGGGGGCGAGGGTGAAGAGAAGGAAGCGAGCGACGAGCCCAAGCGCCTGAAGAAGGGCGACTCCACCAAGAAGCTCAAGTCGAAGCGCCCCGTCGTGGAAGAGGACGAGGGCGACGACGCCGACGAAGCGGACGAGGACGAAGAGGAAGAGGAAGTCCGGCCGCGCAAGAAGTCCAAGCGGGCGTGA
- a CDS encoding Glu/Leu/Phe/Val dehydrogenase, whose translation MGVFDLLSQYGYGQLHLKRDAGTGMNAIIAVHDTRLGPSLGGCRFIHYDDEEAAIVDALRLARGMTYKAAITGLSLGGGKSVIIKPRTDFNRGALFRAFGTFVDELAGHYITAEDSGTSLEDMEVIRTSTKHVTGVAPENGGSGDPSPFTALGVRRGIEAAVKFVMKRDDIKGLHVAVQGIGHVGYYLCKELHSLGAKLTVADVDPLKSERAAREFGADIVGLDTLFGAECDVLAPCALGSALNDTTIPKLRCKIVAGAANNQLAEPRHGDDLMQRGILYAPDYAINAGGLINVATELEGYDADKSRAKVMKIYETIYEIAERAQRAMKPTHLIADTMAEERLARAGRG comes from the coding sequence ATGGGCGTTTTCGATCTGCTCTCGCAATATGGCTACGGCCAGCTCCACCTGAAGCGCGACGCCGGCACGGGCATGAACGCCATCATCGCCGTGCACGACACGCGGCTCGGCCCCTCGCTCGGCGGCTGCCGCTTCATCCACTACGACGACGAGGAAGCCGCGATCGTGGACGCGCTGCGCCTGGCGCGCGGCATGACCTACAAGGCGGCGATCACGGGGCTCTCCCTCGGCGGTGGCAAGAGCGTGATCATCAAGCCCCGGACGGACTTCAACCGCGGCGCACTGTTCCGCGCCTTCGGGACCTTCGTGGACGAGCTGGCCGGGCACTACATCACCGCGGAGGACAGCGGCACGAGCCTCGAGGACATGGAGGTGATCCGCACCTCGACCAAGCACGTGACCGGCGTTGCTCCGGAGAACGGCGGCTCCGGCGACCCCAGCCCGTTCACGGCGCTCGGCGTGCGGCGCGGCATCGAGGCGGCGGTGAAGTTCGTGATGAAGCGCGACGACATCAAGGGCCTACACGTCGCGGTGCAGGGCATCGGCCACGTCGGCTACTACTTGTGCAAGGAGCTCCACTCGCTGGGCGCGAAGCTGACGGTCGCGGACGTCGATCCGCTCAAGAGCGAGCGCGCGGCGCGCGAGTTCGGCGCCGACATCGTCGGGCTCGACACGCTCTTCGGCGCCGAGTGCGACGTGCTCGCGCCCTGCGCGCTGGGCAGCGCGCTGAACGACACGACCATCCCCAAGCTGCGCTGCAAAATCGTGGCTGGCGCGGCCAACAACCAGCTGGCCGAGCCCCGCCACGGAGACGACCTGATGCAGCGGGGCATCCTCTACGCCCCCGACTACGCCATCAACGCCGGCGGCCTGATCAACGTCGCGACCGAGCTCGAGGGCTACGACGCCGACAAGAGCCGAGCCAAGGTCATGAAGATCTACGAGACCATCTACGAGATTGCGGAGCGCGCCCAGCGGGCCATGAAGCCCACGCACCTCATCGCCGACACGATGGCGGAGGAGCGCCTGGCCCGGGCCGGCCGCGGCTGA